GTGCGCCGTGCCGTTCAGATAAAAGTCACCGATAGCGGCTTCGCGGATGATCGCCGGATTGTGCGATGCCAGCACGCGCGCGTTGCGCCAGTAGCGATCGAAGCGGCGCGTTTCGCTGGTTGCCGAGGCGCCACCCACTTCGAACAGCAAGGTCGCCGCTTGCAGGGTTTGCTCGATGACGATCTGCTGCGCCTGGAAAGTCTGGATGTCGAGACGCACATAGGTCTGCTCGTCGGTGCGGCCTTCCTGCCGCGCGACTGACACATCATCGATCGCGCTGGCCAGCGAAGCGCAGATGCTTTGTGTCGAGTAAGCAAGGCTCGCAAGCCGGCCGACCACACGATGCACCAATGGATTCTCGCGCGGGCTCGATTCGCCTGGGATGCCGAAGGTTCTCGTTTTGCCCTGCGTGAAGGCCACCGCATCGCGTAGCGCGGCGCGGCTGATACCGGCAAGGTTCGCGACATGCAGTGCCTGATAGTACGCGGTAAGCAGACTGTTGCGGCGTGGTTCTGAGGCGTTGTAGCGGCGGTACAGATTGTCGTGCGAGACCGGCACGTGATCGAAGCGTGCCGTACCGCTGCCGGTGAGACGCTGCCCGAAGCCGTCCCAATCGTCGATGCGGGCGAGGCCTGGCGCATCGGTTTTGACGAGTATGCGGAGGTCGCTTTCGCCATCGTGCGCGGTAACGTCGACCCAGTCGGCGTAGAGCGTGCCCGTGGTGTAGTACTTCTCGCCGTCGAGATGCCACGCGCCGTTGGTTTGGATGAGACGTACGCTGTTGTTGGTGACGCCGGTGCGTTCGGAAATGGCGCCGCCGACGATTTGACCTTGTGCGATACGCGTGAGCCACCGGTCGCGCAGCGGTTCGTCGCCGTTTTCCAGCAGCGATTCGATGAATCCGCCGTGTACGCGGAGGATTTGCGGAAGGTTTGAGTCGGCTTCGCCCAGGCGCGTGACTAACTTGAAGAACGCCTTCAGTGAGATGCCTTCGCCGCCGTAGCGCTTTGGCACGCGTAGTTTGGTGTAGCCGGCTTCGCGCAACCATTCCACTGGCGCGTAGGCCAGTTCCCGATTCTGTTCGCGTTCCACGGCGCCTTCGGCGATGCGGGCGAATATGGGTGCGAAGCGGTGGGTTAGTTCGGTTTCGCCGAACAGGTCGGCGGCGTCTGCTGTTATGGGATTTGTGGTTGGGTATGGTTCGGATGCTGGCATGAGTTCTCCAAAGCGGGGCGGGCGCCCGGGCGCAATCTGGGAACGGTACGGGAGGGGGCCGGTGCCGGCAACGAAGTATTTTGTTGATTCTTAGAAGGGTTGGTGGAATGGTTTTGTTTTTGCCGTGCGGCGGTTTTTTTGTGTGCTTGATTGTTTTTGAGTGCTTTGTTTGTGGGCTTACGGTGTTGGGCTTTCCTTGTATTGTTAGTGGTCTATTAGCGTTCGCCCCTGTGCGGGGCAGGCACTTACTTCTCTTTGCCGCCGCAAAGAGAAGTAAGCAAGAGAAAGCGGCTCACACCGATCCTGCTAAGCGGGCGCCGTAGCGCACAACGGGTAGTGGTGCATCTGGAATCTGTGTTAGTGCCCCTGCCTGCGCGTGTGACAAGGGCGTCATACTTCCGGCGGCGCTGCGCGCGCCGAAGCGTACTTCACAAAACCGATCGCTGCGTTTTAGCGCTGACGCCTCCTTCGGCGCAGTGGCCGGTTGTTCCACCCCTGTCGCTTTGGTGCGTCGCCGAGGCAAAGCCGATGGCTCCACTGACTTGAACCGAAGCCCCTGGTTTCCCTGGCAGACCCGTCCGCGACGCACGCAGTGCGGAGTGGGAGCTGATGAACCCCTTGTCACTGGCGCATGCAGGGGCGCGAGCACGGATTCCAGATGCACCACTACCGTGTGCGAGCTACGGCGCCCACTTAGAATTAGCGGTTTGAGCCGCTTTCTCTTGCTTACTTCTCTTTGCGGCGGCAAAGAGAAGTAAGTGCCTGCCCCGCACAGGGGCGACACTAATAGACCACTAGCAATTCAAGGAAAGCCCAAAGCCGTAGGCACAAGGACAAGAAGCACAAAACAGGCAGCCAGATCAAGGAAAGCCCAAAACCATCGCCACACAGCCCAAAACCCAGATCAAGCAAAAACACCAACCCCCAGAAGCAAAAAACACAAACGCCGAGCAGGCAAAAAACACAACCTTAAATCACCCGCCGCCTCCCCAACCCCCGCACCGCGAGCAAACAAAAAACCATAACAGTAAAAGACAAAACCGTAGTCATCGTCCCAAGCGCATAAATGACAGGCGTCGTCACCGACGTGGTAAGCCCCTGCAACTCGAGCGGCAAGGTATTCTGATCCCCAATCGCCTGCGAGGTACGCGCAATCTCATCCCATGAAAGCGTGAACCCAAACATCGCGACGCCAACGACAGAAGGCCCGATGATCGGCAGAACAACATGCCGGAAGCTCTGCCACGGCGTGGCGCCCAGATCCCGCGAAGCCTCTTCATAAGCAGGATTGAAGCGGTTGAAAACAGCAAACATCACAAGCAAACCGAACGGCAGCGTCCACGTCAAATGCGCCCCCAGCGCCGACGTGAACAAACCCATCGACGTCGTATAGCTGTCGGCAAACGACTGATACCCCCACGCGGAAGCGAGGTACTTCACGCCGTTGTCAAGCAAACGGAACGTCAACCCGATCCCAAGCGAAACGATAATCGACGGCATGATCAGACTGGCAACCGACACGTAAAAGACCGCCGTAGCTCCGCGAAACCGGCGGCGAAACGCCAACCCGGCCGCCACGGAGAACAGCACCGTCAACACGGTCACCGCCAGCGCGAGCCGCACCGATCGCCCAAAGGCGGCCCAGATATCGACATCGCCGACGCCGTCGCGCAGTACCGCAAACCAGTGCAACGACACGCCACGCATCGGAAACGTCAGTCCGCCCTC
This genomic stretch from Paraburkholderia caffeinilytica harbors:
- a CDS encoding acyl-CoA dehydrogenase family protein, translated to MPASEPYPTTNPITADAADLFGETELTHRFAPIFARIAEGAVEREQNRELAYAPVEWLREAGYTKLRVPKRYGGEGISLKAFFKLVTRLGEADSNLPQILRVHGGFIESLLENGDEPLRDRWLTRIAQGQIVGGAISERTGVTNNSVRLIQTNGAWHLDGEKYYTTGTLYADWVDVTAHDGESDLRILVKTDAPGLARIDDWDGFGQRLTGSGTARFDHVPVSHDNLYRRYNASEPRRNSLLTAYYQALHVANLAGISRAALRDAVAFTQGKTRTFGIPGESSPRENPLVHRVVGRLASLAYSTQSICASLASAIDDVSVARQEGRTDEQTYVRLDIQTFQAQQIVIEQTLQAATLLFEVGGASATSETRRFDRYWRNARVLASHNPAIIREAAIGDFYLNGTAHKERFGVARTPDVSAVSAHR
- a CDS encoding ABC transporter permease; this encodes MQAIRLKHRERRPASFYWLALLFGLFVLFLYGPVITIFILSFQGPEGGLTFPMRGVSLHWFAVLRDGVGDVDIWAAFGRSVRLALAVTVLTVLFSVAAGLAFRRRFRGATAVFYVSVASLIMPSIIVSLGIGLTFRLLDNGVKYLASAWGYQSFADSYTTSMGLFTSALGAHLTWTLPFGLLVMFAVFNRFNPAYEEASRDLGATPWQSFRHVVLPIIGPSVVGVAMFGFTLSWDEIARTSQAIGDQNTLPLELQGLTTSVTTPVIYALGTMTTVLSFTVMVFCLLAVRGLGRRRVI